CATCAAGCTAGTCCAGCTGCATATTGAGGCCAATTTCTCTGTCACTGTATAACCACTTACTCCCAAATTCAGTGGTTCTCTGTGGACATCAACTGTGGATCCTGCTGCTGAGTTACTGTACTGTCAGTTCAGACATGCTGTTCTGTTCTCCTTAACTAACCACCAAGTCATGAGTATAgtaactacctacagtacctgTCTAGATCTGAGGCAGCTGCAGAGGGCAACGTGGCATGGAGCCAGAGAAGAACAGACTCCACAGCCAGTACCAGTCAGGAAGACTTTAGGTAACCAAGGTCTCCCCGTGACCCGTCTGTTTCTCTAGTGATTCTATTTCTGTGGCTTTCAGTGTTGTCCTTCTCTGTCGTATCCATGGGCCTGCTGCTGGAAACCTATCAACCTGGAATCAACACTGTTTCTTTCCTGTCATGATGTCATCAGTGTGCTTCCGGGCTATCTGGGATATGGAGTCACAAAGCCTAGTACCTATCTACCTCCTTCTGTACACACTGTTCACCCTACTTCTTTTGGGATGTCGTCTTTCTGGGACGTCAAGTTGTTTCAGCCTCAGATTAtataatgatgatgatatgatatgatattgttatgttattaaaaCGTGATATTTCAGTGTCACATCATGCATCTTACATAGTGACCGTAAGGAAAGAGAAGTGGGAAGGAAGGATTTAAATAGGCTCTGTGACTCACATGGAAACTGTAAGATTCTGTTTCACTATATCTGTATCTAGCcttcatgttgtgttgatgtggcTTTTGTTCATCGGCTTCCTTCTTCATCTCCTCTTTGGCTGTCCACTTTCTCATCAGATCTGATTGGTCGCCTGTCACTCTGTTTTCATGGTAACTGACTCTTGCCCCACCAACAGCCTCACCCTAGTGGACAGCAGCCTGCCGGTAGAGGCGGAGCCTGAGCTACGATGCTACATCTCCCGGAGGCTGAGCAAAGGAGCCCTGCTGGGGGGCATGGGAAACATTGCCGCCGTGGAGCTCAGGTGACCTTAACTAACTTAAACTAAGGGCCTCATTCCAAACCAACCCATCTCTCCTTTCCTTAAGAACTTGTTGAACATAATTTCAAACCAATCCAGCTTTAATATCCTTAGGAACCTGTTGAGCCCATCTCACAGATCTGATTGAATTGCTTAGGTATGGTATCAGCAATATAGTAACTATATACAGGCCTGTGTGTCTCTGGCTCTATCTAGCTAAGCAAGGTCTTGATTTGGAATCAGACCTAAGTATTCTCTCCTTATGTATACATCTGAAGCAATGTGGCACCAATTAGCCTGCACACTTCTAAAGCAGTGTAAACCCGGTGTTTTACATTCATAATAAATATGTGTTTGTTGTCCCATCCCAGTGTCCCAGAGGCGGCGGTGGGCTGTTACTGCTGTCTCCTGGAGCAGGAGAGATCCCCAGAGCAGCCCGACGCAGACGGCAATGGCTATGTGATCTGCCTCATGGGAGGCTCTGAGAAAGGCCTCAACCTATATCCTTTACAGGCTAACGCAGCTCTTTCTGAATCATAATTATGTAGAGTCAGTCTAGACTTGTATTGTGTAGATGGGTACTGAAACTCATAAACCATTCATCATTTAACCATAAACCATTTCCTTAATCAACCGTACGTTTAGACTTGAACTGGACAAGTACGTGCAAGGCCTGCAGAGCAGTCTACAGACTCCTGAGGTAAGCAGGAAGTGGAATCACCAAAATAATAGAATCCAGTACAATTATATCATCTCTTGGACAGGGCTCCTTTGTAATAAACACATTTATATCTGAAGGGGACTCATCtaggttgtgttcagtagggaaAAAAACGTTTTGAAACGGGGAGGTACTACCTGGCGTTGTCAAATGAGAACACAGATTTTTCCTCTCCATTGTGAAATGTTTTGCTATCAGTGTGACCTACTTAACTATAAATATAAAATGACTACACAAATAGGTAGTCCCATGCCCCTGTGTAGGGTTAGAAcagtgttatctctctctctgtcctcgtgcgtgtgtgcgtgcgtgcgtgcgtgcgtgcgtgcgtgcgtgcgtgcgtgcgtgcgtgcgtgcgtgtgtgtgtgtgtgtgtgtgtgtgtgtgtgtgtgtgtgtgtgtagctggtgaACCTAGAGACTGAGATCAGGCCCTACCTGAGCATGTGGTATGATGAGTCGGTGATGCACATCCACAGAGTGGTGCAGATGGTCCAGGGGAGCATCAGCTTCCTGCTACATGCTGTGAGTCACATTTGACCGTTACCATAGTGATTAATTCCCCCTGTACCAGTGATTCCCCCTCATTCTTTCAATACATTTACTTCCCCTACATGCTTCACTATGTCATTTTTTTGCTTGTCCATATACCCAGTCATTTTACTTACTTGGACTGTGTCCACTAGCTAAGCTATAATTTAGTCATTACTGACTAGTAGCAATCTTGCCTGATAAAACAAATGGGAAGTGGAAACATAAAAATGCAAAATGAGATATTCTCAGCGTATTGTATTGTCACAAAACATCTTCACATTTGTTGGCGTCAGTCACGCAATTGCATAGTTCAAAATGCATAATTTTCTTTGATGGCCATCAATGTTGCCACTGTATAGCTTAGAGCAGAAATAAAGTTCCAAGAATAATTTTGACTGGTTGTCATTGTCGGataatgctttaaaaaaaaatctaaaacgcTGATCAGGCCCATGTCATTGTAGAATAAAGTTTTGTTTAAAATGCAATTCTGATCAGGCCCATGTCATTGTAGAATAAAGTTTTGTTTAAAATGCAATTCTGATCAGGCCCATGTCATTCTAGAATAAAGTTTTGTTTAAAATGCAGCGCTGATCAGGCCCATGTCATTGTTTTGAAGGCTCTGAGTCACATACATGTGGAGGTCACCAATGCAGATGACAGGACCAAGGCTGATGTTGCTAGGTGAGTTACTTTAAAGGTCCAGTCCAAATTAGGTTTTCGGTCAAATTCTGTTTAATAAACGAGTATCACTTCTGAAAATAATCTGAAAGCGCCTAGTCTTTATTTCTGTGGTTAAACTATaagaatatacagtatgtgctgtgAATATGAATGAATAtggtttatgtgtgtgtaggttCATTAAGGCAGCCAGTCTGCAGGGCCTGGTCCAGGAGGACACTACCACAGCCTCTCTGTATAAGGCCTCAGAGGCTCTTACTGACCTGGTCATAGACTGCTCCACCAGCCCTCCTACACTCTCCAACACAGGTCTGTGTGACTGCTCTAAtctgtgaatatatatatacacacacacacacacacacacacacacacacacacacacacacacacacacacacacacacacacacacacacacacacacacacacacacacacacacacacacacacacacacacacacaggtctatgAGACTGCTCTAACctgtggacatacacacacacacaggtctgtgtgACTGCTCTAACCTgtggatatatacacacacaggtctgtgtgACTGCTCTAACCtgtggacatatacacacacaggtctgtgtgACTGCTCTAACctgtggacatacacacacacaggtctgtgtgACTGCTCTA
Above is a window of Salmo salar chromosome ssa03, Ssal_v3.1, whole genome shotgun sequence DNA encoding:
- the LOC106601793 gene encoding protein Njmu-R1 isoform X2 translates to MFTSQTSMQTSSFQDSIDVEEKDTDYDNEEMGYNQKIQLNCYYTIYLYQGTSLTLVDSSLPVEAEPELRCYISRRLSKGALLGGMGNIAAVELSVPEAAVGCYCCLLEQERSPEQPDADGNGYVICLMGGSEKGLNLFRLELDKYVQGLQSSLQTPELVNLETEIRPYLSMWYDESVMHIHRVVQMVQGSISFLLHAALSHIHVEVTNADDRTKADVARFIKAASLQGLVQEDTTTASLYKASEALTDLVIDCSTSPPTLSNTVSNRFCDDWIQAFLNAAERCNPFLLRQILENFKLKAIQDMNSLKRFIRQAESSHYALFRCCQFLQGCGNGDVLLQNAHAEHRDLPEACSIIRVLDEFLSEQQVQG
- the LOC106601793 gene encoding protein Njmu-R1 isoform X1 translates to MFTSQTSMQTSSFQDSIDVEEKDTDYDNEEMGYNQKIQLNCYYTIYLYQGTRSEAAAEGNVAWSQRRTDSTASTSQEDFSLTLVDSSLPVEAEPELRCYISRRLSKGALLGGMGNIAAVELSVPEAAVGCYCCLLEQERSPEQPDADGNGYVICLMGGSEKGLNLFRLELDKYVQGLQSSLQTPELVNLETEIRPYLSMWYDESVMHIHRVVQMVQGSISFLLHAALSHIHVEVTNADDRTKADVARFIKAASLQGLVQEDTTTASLYKASEALTDLVIDCSTSPPTLSNTVSNRFCDDWIQAFLNAAERCNPFLLRQILENFKLKAIQDMNSLKRFIRQAESSHYALFRCCQFLQGCGNGDVLLQNAHAEHRDLPEACSIIRVLDEFLSEQQVQG